A segment of the Peptoclostridium acidaminophilum DSM 3953 genome:
ATCAAAGAACCCTTCATCTGTATTATTTCAGGCACCACAAAAGATGTCACTGTAGAAGTCCTTGTCGACAGCATTTCGCTTCTTCCCGCAAGTGCCTGGTATTTGGAATCCCTGCTGTCCTCATCCTTTTTCATGTGTGAATATACATAGAGACTTTCAACGCCTCGCATTAGCTCCTCATACAGGGCCATGAATTCACAGAATACGTCCTCGCCGCCTGACAATCTGCCCTTGTAGCTTTCCACCTCTGATAGCTTACCCTCAATTCTTTCAAAATTAGCTTCGAAGCTCTCATCGTTGAAAAAGCTTTCTATATCCCACTTGTATGCTGCCTCTATATTAGTTCTGTCCAATCATTTCAACCCCTTTCACGTATAAAATAATTTTTAGCATATAATAATTATACCTAAAGAGAGGCGGTATTAAAGCTCAAACCGCCCAATACCGCCTCTTTTTTTATGATCTGAATTTTTCCACTTCTTCCTGAAGGCCTGCAGCCAGCTTCTTGAGCGTTTCCGAATGCGAGCTGAATTCCTCGAGAGCCGCCAAGATCTCCTCCGTGGAAGCCGATACCTCCTCTGTCCCAGCCGAGTTCTCTTCAGCTGTGGCAGATATGTTTTGCATTGTATCCATTATTTCATCCTTGTTTTTTACCATCTCGCCATTGAGCATTTGAATTTCATTCACCTTGCCTTCAAGTCCTTCAATGGTCTGTGATATCTCCTTGAATATTATTTCCGTATCACCAACGCGCTTCACCTGCTCCCTGAGAGCATCCGATGCATCCTGCATTCCAATCACCGCACTTTTTGATTCATGCTGTATCTGGTCCACTATGCTCTTTATCTTTCCTGTAGACTGCGCAGTCTCCTCGGCCAGCTTCCTTATCTCGTCAGCCACAACCGAAAAGCCCCTTCCCGCCTCTCCGGCCCTTGCAGCCTCGATAGAAGCGTTCAGCGCCAGCAGATTTGTCTGCTCTGCAATCTGATTTATTGTCTGTATTATTATCCCGATTTCCTGCGAGCTCTTTTCGACCTCATTTATTATGCCGCTTACACGATTTTCCGATTCTATTGTATTGCTTGTGGAATCGGCAAGTTTCTTGACGGAATCAAGACCCTTGTCATTGAGTTCGCTTGATTTTTTAAACATCTCCACCATCTCGCCTATAGAGGATGATACCTGCTGCACGCTCTTGCCCATATAGGTGGCCTTGTCAACACCAGCCTCAGTCTCCCTGGCCTGCTCGTTCGTCACCTCTGCGATTTCAGCTATAGCCCTGGCCGCCTCCTGAGTAGCACTGCTTGTCTGGAGTGCCATTTTGTTGAGTGAATACGCCGTCTCAGACACTGTATCCGACGATGCCTTGATATTGCTTATAAGGAATACTATATTTTCAAGCATAGTGTTGAAGTTTGTGCCTATTTTTCCAAACTCGTCGCTTGTTTCTATTGATACGCTCGCTGAAAGATCACCCTTCGAGGCCTTGTTGAAAGCATTATCCAGTTTCTGAAGATTCCTTGTGATCCATGTTGATATCATAAGCGATACTACAACGCCTATCACAGCCGCGGCCACAAGAAGCAGCATTATGAAAAGCCTCAAGCTCTTTACATCAACATCGAGCTCGTTTTTAGCGAAGTCTCCTGCTATCTTGAATCCTGTATTGCCGTTTGTCGCATATGACACGTAACCGTTGTCATACTTTGAAAATCCGCTGTTGCCGGATGAAACATCATTCCACACGCTCTCCTCTGCCAGACTTTCTCCTACACGTCCCATCTCCTTGTGGGATATTATCACTCCGGATTTATCTGTTATGAACAGATAGCCTGTGTTGCCTATTTTTATATCCTTGAAGTTTGCGGCAAAATCCTCAAGACTGATGTCAAGCGCTGCAACACCAAGCACACCTGAGCCGGACTCCACAGTCTTGCAAACCGTTATGACCATTTTGCCGGTTCCTGCATCAACATATGGCTCGGTCCATACCACCTTGCCCCTATTTTCAATCGCCAGCTTGTACCAGCCTCTTGAAGTCGGATCATAGCCTTCAGGCGTATTGTTGACAGGGTACATGTAAGTCCTCTTGTCCTGCGTTCCCATATAGGCTGACATGATGTTGTCGTTTGCTGCGGCTGTTTGAATGAATATGTCGCTTGCATAACCGAGCAGAGCCGGAGCTGCAGCGCCGCCATTTGCAGCCGCCAGCTCAACCGCAGCCTTGTTCTTCGATATCGCATCTATGCCGTGCTCAAACCCCTTTGCAAATTCGCTTATTGAATTGTCAATTTGAGTCAGCGTTCCTTTTGAATTGTCCTGAAGCTTTTGTTCTAAAGTCGTGTACGTTTTCTGGTAGGACAAGAATCCCAGTGTCAAAACAGGTATGATTATTGCTATTATAAGTACTGCCGAAAGCTTTCCCTTAACGCTTGAAAAAATATTCATATATTGCCTCCTGTCATCACTAAATATTGTCGTATGTATTTTATTAAATATTATACTATTTTTTCAGCTAAAAAAGTACAAAATGAGTAAATAAAAACATGCCGCTGATTCTTACGACGGCATGCTTCTTCTCATATATTCGTTTATATACTTGTCAAGCTGCCTGCTCGTTGTCAGAAGCTCCTCCTCGAATATGTCAGGGTATTCAATATATCTGTTTATATGCTCCCTTAACTCCTCGATTTTTTTTTTGATAGCCTTAAGCTCTTTTGTCCTCAAAAAAATCACCGCTTTGCCAATAATTATTTTCCCAGAATTCTTCTTCCGTATATCTTTCTAATGTGCATAGTCATAAAATGAGTGCAAATCCCAACCAGCATGCCTGTTGGAACGGCCGCCAGTAGAAGCATGGGCAGATAGTATATTATCCTTATGTTTTCAATAACTATGGCTGCAGCCAGCAGCTGCCCAATGTTGTGGAAAACAGCGCCTGCAACGCTCAGTCCGGGTATGCCTATCTTTTCTTTAAATGCGCTCCTTAATGCATGCATTGCAAACAGGCTCAGTATGCCTCCGCATAAGCTAAAGAGAAATACTGACATACCTCCCCAAAAAAGCGATGATATGGTTATTCTCATTAACGTAACCAAGACAGCATCGCCAATCCCAAAGAGCAAAAGCGTGGAGAGCCCTATAATGTTTGAGAGTCCCAGCTTGGCTCCCGGAACTGCAAAGCTGAGCGGTATCAGGGATTCAACCAGATAAAGCACAAGTGACTGCGATACGAGGAGGCCCAGAAAAACGAGCCTTCTGGCAGTAAATGGCTTCCTACTGAGAAACTGCATCTGCATCACCGCCACCCCCAGATTCAGCCGATATAGTCACAACCAGCTTGTGCGGAAGACATACTATAGTCTGCCCGGGTTTTGATATAAATCCGGTCTTCTTGCATATGAGATCCCTGCAGTCCGCATCAATCACCTCGGCCCCTCCGTCATGAATGTATACAATGTTACTTCCGTATTCCGTTTTAACTTCTATTTTTTTTGAGGTTGCATTTCCAACGGCTATATCCTCATAGATTTTACCGTCAACGCTTATTATTACATGCTTGCCTTCCTTGTCGTGCTGAATTGCTTTAACGGCATACATTCCTATTGCCGAAAGCAAAAGAACAGCTGCAATTATATAGATATCTGTACGCTTCATATTTTCCCCCATGCCGGACCTGTTTAGCAGCAGTTACAGGATAATAATATTCCAAGCCTGCTGCTTTGTCAACAAGGCATCTGCATAGGATCAATACTTAGTTTATGGAATTACAAGCACAGGTTTTTTGGAATGATGAACCACATTGTTTGTCACCGAACCCATTAGGTATTTTTTTATACCCGACATACCCCTTGAAGCCATGACTATCATATCAACATCTTCTTCCTCGGATACTCTGAGTATCTCATCCACAGGATATCCAACATAACTAAACGTCGAAACCTCTACGCCTTCTAGCATCTCTTTGGCATTATCTAGTATCTTTCGCGATATGTCCTTTAAATTCTTCAGATCCTCATCAGTGTATGAATACTGCACATATGAATATTCAACCTGAAGAGCGCTTGGCATGTTAAGCTCAATTACATGCATGAGAAGAACCTGCGCCGGGAATTTCTTAGCCATCTCGGCTGCAAACTCTATGGCCTTCTTATTTGCTTCAGAGCCGTCAACTGGAACAAGTATTTTTTTAATCTCCATGTCAATTCCTCCCATAAAAGTTAATCTTCTATATCCATAAGGGTATACTAGCTGAATGTTTTTCTTTTATTTCTATATTAAAGCCTTCCAAGCATTTTCTGCCTTTGCTCCTCGTGCCCTGGTTTTCCAAGGAGTGCGAACATGTTGCGCTTGTATTCTTCAACACCGGGCTGGTCAAAGGGATTGACCCCCAGAAGATATGCGCTCATGGCACACGCCTTCTCGAAGAAATAAACCATGTATCCAAAGCTGTACTCATCGAGCCCGGGAATATCTATTATCATATTGGGCACGCCGCCGTCAATATGGGCCAGCATTGTTCCCTCCATAGCCTTCTTGTTTATGTAGTCTATCTCTACCCCCTCAAGATAGTCAAGACCGTCAAGGTTCCCCGGATCCGCAACCACGCTTACATCGTGACGCGGCGACTTTACATTCAGCACTGTCTCAAACAGCATCCTTCTTCCCTGCTGTATGTACTGCCCTAAAGAATGGAGGTCTGTAGAGAAGCTTGCCGATGAAGGATATATGCCTTTTCCGTCCTTGCCCTCACTCTCTCCAAAGAGCTGTTTCCACCACTCTCCTATGCTTGTAAGATGTGGCTCATAGCTTACAAGCAGTTCTACAAGCATACCCTTGTTGTAGAGTATGTTCCTTATTGCAGCGTATCTGTAGGCGTCGTTTCTGGAAAGCTCCTTTTCCGAAAGAAGCTCCTGAGCCTTCCTTGCGCCTTCTATAACCTTATCTATGTCTATACCGGCAACGCACATTGGCAGCAGACCAACAGGAGTCAGCACTGAATACCTGCCGCCCACATCCTCTGGTATGACGAATGTCTTGTATCCGCTTGAGTCTGCCAACTTTCTCAGCGATCCCTTCTCACTGTCAGTCGTCGCAATTATGCGGCTTGCAGCCTCTTCCTTTCCGTATTTTTTTTCCAAAAGTCCCTTGAGCACCCTGAACGCAACAGCTGGCTCCGTAGTCGTGCCGGATTTCGAAATTACATTTATGCAAAAGTCGCTCTCCTCAAGCAACTCTGAAAGCTCCTTCAAGTAAGTGGAGCTTATGTTGTTGCCTGCAAAAACTACCCTTGGCGATTTACCGGCCCTTTTCGAAGCGAAATTCCCAAAATAGCCTGTAAGCATTTCAATTGCAGCCTTGGCTCCAAGATAGGATCCACCTATGCCTACGACCACAAGAATATCGCACTTGCCTGATATCTGCCTGGCCGTCTCTTTTATTTCCTCAATCTCGGATGCCTTAATGGCCCCAGGCAATTCAAGCCATCCAAGAAAGTCGGCGCCAGGTCCGCTTTTTTCGTGAATCATCTCATGAGCCGCGTTAACAAAGGGCTCCATGCAGCGAACTTCATCTTCCGTTACAAATTTTTCAATCCCCCTGCAGTCAAGCTTGAATCCAATCATTTCTTGTCCCCTTCCCTACAGTTCAAACTATTTTTTCGAAACGAATCTGTTCCCCTTTATGTAGAATCTGTACAAAAAATCCGCAGCTTCCTGCGCATAATCTATGTTTACCCTTTTTGCCTCAATAATATTCTCTTTTTCGATTTTTTCCCCTTCTGCTATGAACAGTTCCTTGCTCTCAACCAGGTCCTCCCCATAAAAACTCCTGTCGATGTTCATGGCCATGCAGAGCTTGCCCGGACCGTTTGTAAGGTTCCTGATATTCCGGTGGACAATCTCGTCGCTGACAAATCTGTTCCTGTGCATGCTCTGTATCCCCTCAACCGGCTCTGCCGCCCTTATAAGCACAGCCCCCGCCGCTCCGCTTTTTCCTGTTACTATGTTGAAGCAGTTGTACATGCCGTATATTAGATATATGTATGCAAGCCCGCCTTGACCGTATACAATCCTGGTTCTTTCGGTGACCTTGTTGTCGTTGAAATGCGCGGCCTTGTCGCCCTCACCCATATAGGCTTCGCACTCGACTATTTTGGCCGCCATCACAATTCCCGAGTCAATTCTCACTATCAGCTTGCCCAACAGCTCTCTTGCCACCTCAACAGGCCCTGCCTCGAAAAAAGCTCTTTCAAGTCTGTTGTATGCCATATAACCACCTCCCTGCAGCCGTTTATATTACTTCAATATAACAGAAAAAGGGCGGAAAATTCCGCCCTTTTATTATGCGCTCTTTGAACCAACAGAATCCAATACCGCCTTCGCTATGTTAGACGCATGGTCGGCAATCCTTTCAAGGTTGCTTATCATGTCGAGGAATATTACTCCTGCCTCTGGATTGCAAAGGCCTTTATTTAGCCTGTATATGTGGTTCATCCTGAATGACCTTTCCATTGCATCTACTTGATCTTCTATGCCTATAACCGTCATAGCAATGTCTCTGTTGCCGGTTTTCATAGCCTCAAGAGCCGCTTCATAGGCTTGCATAGTCTTATTATATATGGCCTCCAGATCGCCTATCGCTTCATTTGAAAACAGCAGATTCTTTCCAAGCACTTCCATTGCAAGCTCTGCTATGTTCTCGGCATGGTCTCCGACCCTTTCTATGTCATTCACCGTGCTGAAAAGGCCGTCAACAATCTCCCTGTTCTCATCTCCGAGCTCCTTGTTTGAAAGCTTGACCAGGTAGTCGACTAGCGCCTTTTCCAGTTCATTTACTTCCTTCTCAATTGTGAACGTACTTTTTACTTCATTTGTATTTCTGTTGAAAAATCCCTCCATGGATGCCTTGAATGATCTTTTGGCAACATTGCCCATGTGCAGGCATTCCCTTATTGTGTTTGCAAGAGCAATACTCGGAGTTTCGAGTATTCTGGAATCTATATACTTTGTAACCTTGAATTCAACTTCTTCGCCTTCTTTTTCCGGTATGACTAAGTTTGCAATCTTAACCAGCAGCATCGCAAAAGGAAGCTGTATAACTACGTTAGATATGTTAAACAGTGTGTGGGCATTTGCTATCTGCCTTGCAGCATTAGTCGGGTCGAGCATCGTTACAAAATACGTTATAGGCTTTGTCAATAGGAATATGAAAAGCGTTGTTCCTATTACATTAAAGCTAAGATGCATTATAGCGGCTCTTTTGGCGTTCTTGCTTGCTCCTATGCTAGAGAGCATTGCTGTAATACAGGTTCCAATGTTTTCACCGTAGAGTATCGGCAATGCGGAGCTAAGCGGAATAAGCCCTTCAGATGCAAGCGCTAGCAATATACCCATAGAAGCGCTTGAGCTTTGTACTATAACAGTAAGTCCAAATCCTATAAGTATACCCAATATTGGATTGTGTGAGAATTTGATAATCATGTCGCCGAATCCGGGATAATCCCGAAGAGGCTTTACCGCGTCCTTGAGGAACTCCATACCTATGAACAGTATACCAAAGCCTATCATTATCTCTGCAATCTGTTTTGTCTTTTCATTGCTAGAAAACAGGTAGAAAATCATACCTATACCAACCGCTATGGGCGCAAAATCGGTAAGGCTGAATGAAACAAGCTGCGCCGTCACCGTCGTACCTATGTTGGCACCCATTATGACTCCTACTGCCTGTGTAAGGTTCATTATGCCCGCATTAACAAAACCCACAACCATTACAGTAGTGGCACTCGAGCTTTGGATTATTGCCGTTACAAACAGCCCCACAAGGGCTCCCATATACTTGTTGCTTGTGAGCAGCTCGATTATTTTTCTAAGCCTGTCCCCTGCAGCCTTCTGGAGCCCCGCTCCCATTAGGTTCATTCCATAAAGAAAAAGTCCCAAGCCGCCTATTACGCCAAAAATTATCTTTAAGGCCATATGTATCCTCCTAAACATCCAATATATTTTTAACACACCCGTAACATTCTATCAAAATTATACCCTACTTATGTTAAGAACATGTTAAATATATTAAAAACATTAAGGATACGTTAACTCCAGGTAATTTTTTTGTTAATTTTTTATTCCAGAGAGTACGTATTGATTATTTTTTCTGCCACCCTCATACCATCAACGGCGGCCGATACAATCCCACCGGCATAGCCCGCGCCTTCGCCTGCAGGGTATAGCCCTCTTACACTCGACGATTCGAGAGTTTGCTGGTCCCTGACTATCCTTACTGGCGCCGAAGATCTTGTCTCCACACCGGTAAGCACCGCATCCTCCATGGAAAAGCCCTTTAGTTTTCTGCCCATGGCCTTTATTCCTTCGCTTATTGCTTCGGCTGCAAAATCCGGCAGACACCTTCGCAGGTCTGAATACTTAGTTCCCGGCCTGTAAGTAGTCTTGACTCCGCCCAAACTCCCGGAATCTACATTGTTTACAAAGTCGCCGGCCTTTTGCACTGGTGCATAGTAGTTTGAGCCTCCCAATTCGAATGCCAGCCTTTCATACTTTTGCTGGAAATGCATGCCTGCAAGAGGATGTGCGCTTCCAAAATCCGCTGGCTCGACATTGACTATGAGGGCGCTGTTTGAATTTTCACCGTTTCTGGCATGGTAGCTCATTCCATTGACAACAAGTTCACCCTTGCTTGAGCTCGAGGCTATAACCTCGCCTCCCGGACACATGCAGAATGTATATACGGATCTGCCGCTCAAGCAGCTGTGCGTCAGCTTATAGTCGGCGGCACCCAGCCTTGGATGGCTGTAATGCTCCCCGTACTGGGCCTTGTTTATAACTATCTGCGGATGCTCTATCCTAAGACCCATTGCAAACGGCTTTTGCATAAGTTCGGCCCCGGCATCATAAATAGCCTCGTATGTGTCTCTGGCGCTATGCCCAATGGCAAGAACTGTGCAGGAGCACTCGAGCTCTTCTGCATCGTTTATTGTAAGAGCCCTGATTGCTCCTTTTTCAGTCTTAAGGCCGCTGACTTTTGCTCCGAATCTGACTTCCCCTCCCAAGCTCTGTATCTTGAGCCTGATATTCCTTACAACTTCCTTTAGAATATCAGTCCCAACGTGAGGCCTGTGAGAATAAATTATCTCCTCGGGGGCACCGGCGTTTACAAGCTCCTGCAGCACCCTGGCGCATCTTGGATCCTTTATCCTCGTAGTCAGCTTGCCGTCAGAGAACGCTCCGGCCCCGCCTTCTCCAAACTGCACATTCGACTCCTCGCTGAGCTCGCCCGTGCTCCAGAAATGCTCAACATCTTGGGTTCTCTTTTCAACATCCTGGCCCCTCTCGAGCAGCACGGGCCTGTAGCCGTTTTGTGCAAGCGCAAGCGCCGCAAAAAGACCTGCCGGGCCCATTCCTATAACCACAGGTCTTTTACCCAAAGGCACGCTCCCCCTTGCAACTATGGACTCCGCTTCGAGTTTTACCGGAGCTATATCCTTGTCAGCTGCGAGTCGTTTGATGAGTGTTTCTTCGTTTTTAATTCTTACGTCAACCGTGTATACGAAGCTTATATTTCCCTTTTTCCTGGCATCTATAGACTCCCTTGCTATTCTGTACTCCAACAGCTCATCTCTTTGGAGCCTTAACTTCCTGAGTATTTTCTCCTCGATGCTTTCGATTTTTTCGTCTAAACTCAGCTTTATGTTGGACACTCTTATCAAACAAAACACCTCTTTCTTATCCCGGACATTAGAAGACCAAATCACGGCGGCTCTATGCAAAAGCCACACGGATTTGGTCATTTTCTTCAATGCCTGCGGTTTCAATTTTTACAAATTCCATTATATCAGCCTCAAGCTTTTCTTTATCGCTTGCCGCATCAGGATTTACATTGTCTACAATCGCCCAAAGCTCCCTGCCTATTTGCAGGCCTCTTGCCCTCAGGCCCTCCTCTGGTTCAAGCACAATCACCTTGACATCGCATATGTGCGATTCCCTGTCGCCGAGCATTACCTCACAGTCGAACCTGTATATGCTGTAGCAAGATGTATTCTTGTATGGCGTAACTTCCTCAACGTGCGAAAACTTCAAAGGCCATCATCTCCTGACGTATTTTAATTTTTTTTCATCTTCAAGCTTTGGAATGCTCATGTTGCCTGATTTCTTTATGGATATGTCCATGTCGTATGCCTTTCTCATGCTCTCGATTAGTATGTTGTCATCATTGATATACCTTCCGAGTCTGTCTATATCGCCAAGAACGCTTATCTCGTACGGCTGTACTATAGGCACTGAGTTTATGTTTATGTGGTTGCCGGCAAGCACAATTTCAGTGTATGGGCTGATCCTCTGGCCGTTAATGGATATGGCCTCCCCACCATAATACCTTATGTCGTTTATCAGTAAAAGGAACCATTTTTTCTCTTCCATTATAAATCCAAGATTCTCATCCCGGTTTGTGTCTATCTTTATTATCAGACCGCTTCCCAAGGCTTCCACATAGCCAAGCGTTAGCTTCATGTCTTCAACCTCTTTTTTGAGCTTTTTTATCTCTGGGCTTTCCTCTTGGGCTGAGTTTTCATAAAGGCTCACCCTGTGCTTTGCAGCCCTTATTGTGTCGCTCAATTGCGTATTTTCCTTCCTTATCTGGTTGACCTGGGCTGTAATCTCCCTGTCTATAAAAGACGACTCAAATCTTTCATTGTATCCCGCCTTGAATTGTATGCCCATTAGTATACCCAGCAGCACAATCATCAGTACCATCAGATTTATCTTGTTTTTCATAATCCATCATCCTTATGAGATTACTTTTTGATGCCCTTTGAAAGCTTGCCTATCTGAAAGAATTGTTTATGTAGTCCTCAAGCTCCTCGACCTTTTTTTCAAGTGCTGCAACCCTGCCTGAAAAATCGTCGTTTTGAGATGTTTTGATGCTTAGCCTTTTTATAACGTAGATGCATGCTGCCACAGGTATCGCAAGCATGACCGTAGCTATTATTATATTTATTCCCTGAAACAGCAAAAACATAATATTTTCCCCTCACTCTTTTAATTTCGCAGATATTTAGATTATACCAAATACCACGGCAATATGCTGAAGAATATATCGATTTTGGAACAAAATAAGCCCCGGAATCCAATAAGGAATCCAGGGCCTGTCTTTCTCTTCTAGCAGCTGCTTGATATGTTGGATTCTACTGTGAATCCCTTGCTGTACCATTTTTTTGAATAATCTATGTCTACCGAAGTCAGATTGCTTGCAAGCTCGCTGTCTACTAGCACTTTGAAGCCTTCAACTTCAACAGCTTCGTCATCTTCTTTTTGCTCATCCAGAGCAATTGACAGGACTGGTCCGCCTCAGCCAAATCTAGAGATATAGACTCTTACAAAGTCCTTGTCCTTTGATTTGTTGTTTTCACTGTAATATGATTCAAGCTGCTCCCTTGCCGATTGGCTTACATTAACGTTCATTATTAGTTCCCCCCTGTTTTTCTGGTTTGTAATATCATTATACCCCACAGGGGTATAATTGTAAACAAAAAAATTCCGGTTTTAACCGGAATTTTTAGTCTTTTATTTTGCGTTGGACTCCTCGACTGTTATCTCGTATCCATTTCTTTCAAATGAGCTTATTATTTCATCCCACACTTCGTCTATGCCTGTCTTTTTAAGAGAGGAGAGCAGGATTATCTTTTCTTCATCCGCAAGACCCAGCTTATTTTTTATCATGGCTTTGTGCTTTTGATACTGGCCTCTCGTAATCTTGTCTGATTTTGTTGCAATGACCGTGCAGTCATATCCGAAATGCTTTATCCACTCATACATGATCCTGTCGTCTTCCTTGGGCTCATGCCTTATGTCCACAAGCAGGAATATGCTGCAAAGCTCCTGCCTGTCGGAAAGGTATCTTTCCATGATGCCTCCCCACTTGGCCTGCTCAGTTTTTGAAACTTTTGCATAGCCATATCCAGGAAGGTCCACAAAATGAAACTCTTCATTGACCTTGTAAAAATTGATTGTCCTCGTCTTGCCGGGATTCTGGCTGATTCTGGCAATGCCTTTTCTGTTGAGCAGCGTATTGATTGAAGACGATTTTCCTACATTCGATCTTCCGACAAATGCTATCTCAGGCAGTCCTTCAGCCGGATACTGATGTTTTTCAACTGCGCTTGTTATAAATTCTGCGTTCTTAATTTTCATTCTTATCTTCCTTATCATCCTCTGCTGTGAGGATATTCTCCAGTACCTCGTCCATAGTTTCCACAGGAATTATCTTGAGCGCTCTTCTTACATTGTGAGGTATCTCATCGATATCCTTCTCGTTTTCCTTGGGAATAAGCACTGTTTTTATTCCGGCTCTGTGGGCGGCAAGCGCCTTTTCCTTTAGTCCACCTATCTCCAATACCCTGCCTCTTAAGGTTAT
Coding sequences within it:
- a CDS encoding methyl-accepting chemotaxis protein, yielding MNIFSSVKGKLSAVLIIAIIIPVLTLGFLSYQKTYTTLEQKLQDNSKGTLTQIDNSISEFAKGFEHGIDAISKNKAAVELAAANGGAAAPALLGYASDIFIQTAAANDNIMSAYMGTQDKRTYMYPVNNTPEGYDPTSRGWYKLAIENRGKVVWTEPYVDAGTGKMVITVCKTVESGSGVLGVAALDISLEDFAANFKDIKIGNTGYLFITDKSGVIISHKEMGRVGESLAEESVWNDVSSGNSGFSKYDNGYVSYATNGNTGFKIAGDFAKNELDVDVKSLRLFIMLLLVAAAVIGVVVSLMISTWITRNLQKLDNAFNKASKGDLSASVSIETSDEFGKIGTNFNTMLENIVFLISNIKASSDTVSETAYSLNKMALQTSSATQEAARAIAEIAEVTNEQARETEAGVDKATYMGKSVQQVSSSIGEMVEMFKKSSELNDKGLDSVKKLADSTSNTIESENRVSGIINEVEKSSQEIGIIIQTINQIAEQTNLLALNASIEAARAGEAGRGFSVVADEIRKLAEETAQSTGKIKSIVDQIQHESKSAVIGMQDASDALREQVKRVGDTEIIFKEISQTIEGLEGKVNEIQMLNGEMVKNKDEIMDTMQNISATAEENSAGTEEVSASTEEILAALEEFSSHSETLKKLAAGLQEEVEKFRS
- a CDS encoding aspartyl-phosphate phosphatase Spo0E family protein; amino-acid sequence: MRTKELKAIKKKIEELREHINRYIEYPDIFEEELLTTSRQLDKYINEYMRRSMPS
- a CDS encoding Gx transporter family protein, encoding MQFLSRKPFTARRLVFLGLLVSQSLVLYLVESLIPLSFAVPGAKLGLSNIIGLSTLLLFGIGDAVLVTLMRITISSLFWGGMSVFLFSLCGGILSLFAMHALRSAFKEKIGIPGLSVAGAVFHNIGQLLAAAIVIENIRIIYYLPMLLLAAVPTGMLVGICTHFMTMHIRKIYGRRILGK
- a CDS encoding NusG domain II-containing protein, with amino-acid sequence MKRTDIYIIAAVLLLSAIGMYAVKAIQHDKEGKHVIISVDGKIYEDIAVGNATSKKIEVKTEYGSNIVYIHDGGAEVIDADCRDLICKKTGFISKPGQTIVCLPHKLVVTISAESGGGGDADAVSQ
- a CDS encoding universal stress protein; its protein translation is MEIKKILVPVDGSEANKKAIEFAAEMAKKFPAQVLLMHVIELNMPSALQVEYSYVQYSYTDEDLKNLKDISRKILDNAKEMLEGVEVSTFSYVGYPVDEILRVSEEEDVDMIVMASRGMSGIKKYLMGSVTNNVVHHSKKPVLVIP
- a CDS encoding glucose-6-phosphate isomerase, with protein sequence MIGFKLDCRGIEKFVTEDEVRCMEPFVNAAHEMIHEKSGPGADFLGWLELPGAIKASEIEEIKETARQISGKCDILVVVGIGGSYLGAKAAIEMLTGYFGNFASKRAGKSPRVVFAGNNISSTYLKELSELLEESDFCINVISKSGTTTEPAVAFRVLKGLLEKKYGKEEAASRIIATTDSEKGSLRKLADSSGYKTFVIPEDVGGRYSVLTPVGLLPMCVAGIDIDKVIEGARKAQELLSEKELSRNDAYRYAAIRNILYNKGMLVELLVSYEPHLTSIGEWWKQLFGESEGKDGKGIYPSSASFSTDLHSLGQYIQQGRRMLFETVLNVKSPRHDVSVVADPGNLDGLDYLEGVEIDYINKKAMEGTMLAHIDGGVPNMIIDIPGLDEYSFGYMVYFFEKACAMSAYLLGVNPFDQPGVEEYKRNMFALLGKPGHEEQRQKMLGRL
- a CDS encoding DNA-3-methyladenine glycosylase, with the protein product MAYNRLERAFFEAGPVEVARELLGKLIVRIDSGIVMAAKIVECEAYMGEGDKAAHFNDNKVTERTRIVYGQGGLAYIYLIYGMYNCFNIVTGKSGAAGAVLIRAAEPVEGIQSMHRNRFVSDEIVHRNIRNLTNGPGKLCMAMNIDRSFYGEDLVESKELFIAEGEKIEKENIIEAKRVNIDYAQEAADFLYRFYIKGNRFVSKK
- a CDS encoding Na/Pi cotransporter family protein; translation: MALKIIFGVIGGLGLFLYGMNLMGAGLQKAAGDRLRKIIELLTSNKYMGALVGLFVTAIIQSSSATTVMVVGFVNAGIMNLTQAVGVIMGANIGTTVTAQLVSFSLTDFAPIAVGIGMIFYLFSSNEKTKQIAEIMIGFGILFIGMEFLKDAVKPLRDYPGFGDMIIKFSHNPILGILIGFGLTVIVQSSSASMGILLALASEGLIPLSSALPILYGENIGTCITAMLSSIGASKNAKRAAIMHLSFNVIGTTLFIFLLTKPITYFVTMLDPTNAARQIANAHTLFNISNVVIQLPFAMLLVKIANLVIPEKEGEEVEFKVTKYIDSRILETPSIALANTIRECLHMGNVAKRSFKASMEGFFNRNTNEVKSTFTIEKEVNELEKALVDYLVKLSNKELGDENREIVDGLFSTVNDIERVGDHAENIAELAMEVLGKNLLFSNEAIGDLEAIYNKTMQAYEAALEAMKTGNRDIAMTVIGIEDQVDAMERSFRMNHIYRLNKGLCNPEAGVIFLDMISNLERIADHASNIAKAVLDSVGSKSA
- a CDS encoding NAD(P)/FAD-dependent oxidoreductase, which codes for MIRVSNIKLSLDEKIESIEEKILRKLRLQRDELLEYRIARESIDARKKGNISFVYTVDVRIKNEETLIKRLAADKDIAPVKLEAESIVARGSVPLGKRPVVIGMGPAGLFAALALAQNGYRPVLLERGQDVEKRTQDVEHFWSTGELSEESNVQFGEGGAGAFSDGKLTTRIKDPRCARVLQELVNAGAPEEIIYSHRPHVGTDILKEVVRNIRLKIQSLGGEVRFGAKVSGLKTEKGAIRALTINDAEELECSCTVLAIGHSARDTYEAIYDAGAELMQKPFAMGLRIEHPQIVINKAQYGEHYSHPRLGAADYKLTHSCLSGRSVYTFCMCPGGEVIASSSSKGELVVNGMSYHARNGENSNSALIVNVEPADFGSAHPLAGMHFQQKYERLAFELGGSNYYAPVQKAGDFVNNVDSGSLGGVKTTYRPGTKYSDLRRCLPDFAAEAISEGIKAMGRKLKGFSMEDAVLTGVETRSSAPVRIVRDQQTLESSSVRGLYPAGEGAGYAGGIVSAAVDGMRVAEKIINTYSLE